In Dasypus novemcinctus isolate mDasNov1 chromosome 10, mDasNov1.1.hap2, whole genome shotgun sequence, one DNA window encodes the following:
- the CCKBR gene encoding gastrin/cholecystokinin type B receptor, producing the protein MELPRLNRSVLGSGPGPGASLCRPGGLLLNSSSAGNHSCEPPRIRGTGTRELELAIRVTLYAVIFLMSVGGNVLIIVVLGLSRRLRTVTNAFLLSLAVSDLLLAVACMPFTLLPNLMGTFIFGTVVCKAVSYLMGVSVSVSTLSLVAIALERYSAICRPLQARVWQTRSHAARVIAATWLLSGLLMVPYPVYTVVQPSGPRVLQCVHRWPSPRVRQTWSVLLLLLLFFVPGVVMAVAYGLISRELYLGLRFDGDSDSESQSRVRNQGELPGGVAPGHAHRNGRCGLESGLPGEDNDGCYVQLPRSRPALELSALTAPPPGQGPGSRPCQAKLLAKKRVVRMLLVIVVLFFLCWLPLYSANTWRAFDGQGAHRALSGAPISFIHLLSYASACVNPLVYCFMHRRFRQACLDTCARCCPRPPRAHPRPLPDEDPPTPSIASLSRLSYTTISTLGPG; encoded by the exons ATGGAGTTACCACGGCTGAACCGGAGCGTGCTGGGATCCGGACCCGGGCCGGGGGCTTCTCTGTGCCGTCCTGGGGGCCTCCTCCTCAACAGCAGCAGTGCCGGCAACCACAGCTGCGAGCCCCCTCGCATCCGCGGAACCGGGACACGAG AATTGGAGCTGGCCATTAGGGTCACCCTGTACGCGGTGATCTTCCTAatgagtgttggaggaaatgtgCTCATCATCGTGGTCCTGGGGCTGAGCCGACGCCTGCGGACCGTCACCAACGCCTTCCTACTCTCCCTGGCAGTCAGCGACCTCCTGCTGGCCGTGGCTTGCATGCCCTTCACTCTCCTGCCCAATCTCATGGGCACGTTCATCTTTGGCACAGTCGTCTGCAAGGCGGTTTCCTACCTCATGG GGGTGTCTGTGAGCGTGTCCACGCTAAGCCTCGTGGCCATCGCCCTGGAGCGGTACAGCGCCATCTGCCGGCCACTGCAGGCGCGTGTGTGGCAGACGCGCTCCCACGCGGCTCGCGTGATCGCAGCCACGTGGCTGTTGTCGGGACTGCTCATGGTGCCCTACCCCGTGTACACCGTCGTGCAGCCATCGGGGCCCCGCGTGCTGCAGTGCGTGCACCGCTGGCCCAGTCCGCGGGTCCGCCAGACCTG GTCGGTACTGCTGCTCCTGCTCTTGTTTTTCGTCCCGGGTGTGGTTATGGCCGTGGCCTATGGGCTTATCTCCCGCGAGCTCTACTTGGGGCTTCGCTTTGACGGTGACAGTGACAGCGAGAGCCAGAGCCGGGTCCGAaaccaaggagagctgcctggtgGGGTGGCACCAG GTCATGCCCACCGGAACGGGCGCTGCGGGCTGGAAAGCGGGCTGCCTGGCGAGGACAACGATGGCTGCTACGTGCAGCTTCCGCGCTCTCGGCCTGCACTGGAGCTGTCGGCGCTCACTGCGCCTCCTCCTGGGCAAGGACCCGGCTCCCGTCCCTGCCAGGCCAAGCTACTGGCTAAGAAGCGCGTGGTACGAATGTTGCTGGTGATCGTTGTGCTTTTTTTCCTGTGTTGGCTGCCACTGTACAGTGCCAATACGTGGCGCGCCTTCGACGGCCAGGGTGCACACCGCGCACTCTCGGGCGCCCCGATCTCCTTTATCCACTTGCTCAGCTACGCCTCGGCCTGCGTCAACCCCCTCGTCTACTGCTTCATGCACCGTCGTTTTCGGCAGGCTTGCCTCGACACATGTGCCCGCTGCTGCCCCCGGCCTCCTCGAGCTCACCCCAGGCCTCTTCCAGACGAGGACCCGCCCACCCCTTCCATTGCTTCGCTGTCCAGGCTGAGCTACACCACCATCAGCACGCTGGGGCCTGGCTGA